One genomic segment of Brachyhypopomus gauderio isolate BG-103 chromosome 19, BGAUD_0.2, whole genome shotgun sequence includes these proteins:
- the atm gene encoding serine-protein kinase ATM isoform X3 — translation MSLVLNELLICCRALEHERATERKKEVERFKRLLVDPETARELDRASSCRASKQLTWDAVFRFLKKYLQKETELLQTGRANVSASTQTSRQKKMQEISSLVKYFIRCANKRGPKLKCGDLVSHVVDVLSSSFTCAAYGEDCSSILLKDVLSVRKYWCEITQQQWESLLDLYCGLFNGPSRSINRVLLSRIIHVVVQGWCLQTEGLSDTLFTFFSRALSNSRVEKQLAVLQHIISALNVFLRSVATNSRRRVCRLGEELLPSVLYVWSQMRPSSTLKQEMVEFFNLQLCVHHPSGARTPETGALAEDWLKWQSLLYSLYDVLVAEISHIGSRGKYATGSRHIAAKENLVELTADICHQLFSQDVRVEIRGLQTGSPQGSKRRRVELGWCVLRDRLQPHHSDFDMIPWLQVTAALVSRYPAMVCGPDLPPLLSLLCQLLGERRHHGERGPYVLCCLREVALCQAARSGNSQAGMAEVGRLWARVWALALRGVGSAQTEALCMELLATMVQGSLVPVDREFWKLFSGAVCKPSTVSALCLTQAMCKSIIPKGVYSKEQHSSSSSSSSSPPMFVEADGSSGLREGIMDWFLTKEQSDDAEDNTRHHPVISSDFPLNLVPRILAALILKDSLSGMQFLMGSLKPQNFSCGNPPALETSGVLKEIQTLFLQFSFDDTVSDSPVVGERSRACWEKPQFTVVGALRNRLEQGLQNVANHLLNSPRDTTTSTHLLRGLTLLTGVLGAFVSIALLTEEEACQNPLFQKAKDLARDFSDCVCSCKTRLSDPHGLSALRSVMLLSSEHLSLKEKDSVSTASRSLLMKTFPARLLTDLSDVCKLMLSSSEKSDGGVGDGETVEDMQVTRTQLEENQVEEVDLFDDGDGGHASSSVTQFTGDDSQHALRARSPLCEELLVEQDQALLAALRFLCVCVCVEQRRGLAFRVLDVRRRVLKLLDLLDSSKPLHLHMYLLLLKELPVKETSLTTEEFDSLLRPLADVCSLYRQDHEVCASILMALLPCVHSLGRPQGGTVESEEMDSVKGMLLKVISGFWILGKGGKSPPAVRAALAHCLSALLEADPCCKWAVLSLREDEVPVCVVLPSLLSDPHHYVRMVVATTVERLFLEKPVDGEEQKKMLPLKHQQTAFENVYLKAQEGMTLQRGVAQEDLPDETFNRRAALLKSLSVVMCCSPVCEKQALFALIQSHKENAIQLPLVEKVLAAVSSTLGYRSMELFVRSHLYFLVAEWLAQRQTDPGYTLQSFPYALLGCSTLEDFCRSSCPVLIPHLVFLNAFEEVKSLSSLMGQDWRQLLADCFPKIVVNILPHFALPQDGRATERREQAHRVYDLLKAPDCLGKQQIDSLICGNLADIVVELLMTLYEGAASGSDTDLQRFIGELDPAPNPPFFSSHVIRATLDYLSRCHSTSHRSLVAILAKTPVSIQKILFCLCEREADTNNTYERHRIIMMYWLFVKLLLPEVKDGLGGAWAFVLRDIIYTLIHHINSRSALQDEVSARSLALCCDLLTTICQTAVRFCDDALESHLQVIVGTLTAQVTEKPSISQQVLNLLKFLVIDNADEPHLRRAVPFLEPFPDLPAFKELRAAQRGLKYSARDFTLSQEIEHFLSMKSCDSLPLTRLEGLKDLKGHLCALKQQTKHLLKECHVDPSGSVLVRMVANLLQLCKLAANHPGGRDIPEAVGSCLGELGPLNLSTIVLHHGKDQIYSQAADLYPDSLHQWVFIILSCMNNALTHHSIAVRQAAAVCLKDLLASPPGLEFWEEHKSLQDPVLLYLRPFRTAKRKDQTARVKATSMSQEQLDSTDLWSVQPGEQTVWLHSLCGALLSSGAVQNAALLTTRPLCEVQTDFCQRMLPLFFHDVLLRDRTGSWRKLLSRHVQNFLSSSCRPADPSGRPATPISPTLGETDVGGPSQPDQWSLRTMLAVIDYLRHQPRPLNPDSSEFGTVCQSNFWLDLNYLDVARAAQVCLAHFTALLYCEIYVDNLRTQREEGHRAQSRTARRITFEDGSENLSVSSVCEGSVEDSGVGLQELLMEAYRSIGEPDSLYGCGEGKAVSALTRIRTYEHEALWEKALSSYDLHSDLPEVTRQVGIVEGLHNLGLCSVLSVYLQGLERQGTEWTPQLRELRFQAAWRSTQWDTHLTPRSEKLSPGFNELTFGALQALRDKDFSVFEQTLTCARRSCVDELCRGSLEALSSLYPALRNLQMIEELQSVKQLFFGDLLDLLLDLLLDRPRGHTLDLRNFFCPSFKARLHTSVSPHSIRF, via the exons ATGAGCCTCGTTCTAAATGAGCTGCTAATCTGCTGTCGCGCGCTGGAGCACGAGCGCGCCACGGAGAGGAAG AAGGAGGTCGAGCGTTTCAAGAGGTTACTTGTAGACCCCGAGACTGCCAGGGAGCTGGACCGCGCCTCCTCGTGCAGGGCTTCCAAGCAGCTCACGTGGGATGCTGTGTTCAG GTTCTTGAAGAAGTACCTTCAGAAGGAGACTGAGCTCCTGCAGACCGGCAGGGCCAATGTGTCCGCATCCACTCAAACCAGCCGGCAGAAGAAGATGCAGGAGATCAGCAGCTTGGTGAAGTACTTCATCCGATGTGCCAACAAAC GTGGCCCCAAGCTGAAGTGTGGCGATCTTGTGTCCCACGTGGTGGACGTCCTGAGTAGCTCCTTCACCTGCGCCGCCTACGGGGAGGACTGTAGCAGCATCCTGCTGAAGGACGTCCTCTCCGTCCGCAAGTACTGGTGTGAGATCACCCAGCAGCAGTGGGAGA GTCTGTTGGACTTGTACTGTGGGCTCTTCAACGGGCCCTCCAGGTCCATCAACCGGGTCCTGCTCAGCAGGATCATTCACGTTGTGGTTCAGGGATGGTGTCTCCAGACTGAGGGCCTGTCTGACACACTCTTCACTTTTTTCTCAAGAGCTCTAAGCAACAGCAG GGTGGAGAAGCAGCTGGCTGTGCTGCAGCACATCATCTCCGCCCTGAACGTGTTCCTGCGCTCTGTGGCCACCAACTCCCGCAGACGGGTGTGTAGACTGGGCGAGGAGCTGCTCCCCTCCGTCCTGTACGTGTGGAGTCAGATGAGGCCCAGCTCCACCCTCaaacaggagatggtggagttctTCAACCTACAGCTCTGTGTGCATCATCCCAGTGGAGCCAGGACACCAGAGACGG GAGCTCTTGCGGAGGACTGGCTGAAATGGCAGAGTCTCCTCTACAGCCTGTACGACGTCCTTGTAGCTGAGATCAGCCACATCGGCAGCCGAGGGAAATACGCCACTGGCTCCCGCCACATCGCTGCCAAGGAGAACCTGGTGGAGCTGACGGCAGACATTTGCCACCAG ctgtTCAGTCAGGACGTGCGGGTGGAGATTCGAGGCCTCCAGACTGGCAGCCCCCAGGGCAGCAAGCGTCGGCGGGTGGAGTTGGGGTGGTGTGTGCTGAGGGACCGTCTCCAGCCCCACCACAGCGACTTCGACATGATCCCATG gcTACAGGTGACCGCTGCCCTGGTCTCCAGATACCCGGCCATGGTTTGCGGCCCTGACCTGCCCCCGCTCCTCTCCCTTCTCTGCCAACTCCTGGGTGAACGCCGCCACCACGGCGAGCGGGGCCCCTATGTGCTGTGCTGCCTGAGAGAAGTGGCGCTCTGTCAGGCCGCACGCTCAGGAAACTCCCAGGCTGGGATGGCGGAGGTGGGCCGACTGTGGGCCCGGGTGTGGGCGCTGGCTCTGAGGGGTGTCGGCTCGGCCCAGACCGAGGCTCTGTGCATGGAACTGCTGGCCACCATGGTGCAGGGTTCCCTGGTTCCTGTGGATAGAGAGTTCTGGAAGCTCTTCTCTGGTGCTGTGTGTAAACCGTCCAC TGTTTCTGCCCTGTGCTTGACCCAGGCCATGTGCAAGAGCATCATCCCCAAAGGTGTCTACAGCAAGGAGCAgcactcttcctcatcctcctcctcttcctcacccccCATGTTTGTGGAGGCTGACGGGTCGTCCGGCCTGAGAGAGGGTATCATGGACTGGTTCCTGACCAAGGAACAGAGTGACGATGCGGAGGACAACACCAGACATCACCCAGTCATCTCCAG tgATTTCCCTCTCAACCTCGTTCCGAGAATCCTAGCGGCTCTGATCCTGAAGGACTCCTTGAGTGGTATGCAGTTCCTGATGGGCTCGCTAAAGCCACAGAA TTTCTCCTGCGGTAATCCGCCAGCCCTGGAGACCAGTGGCGTCCTGAAGGAAATCCAGACCTTGTTCCTGCAATTCAGCTTCGACGACACAGTCTCTGACTCCCCTGTAGTGGGAGAGCGGAGCAGAGCATGCTGGGAGAAACCCCAGTTCACGGTGGTTGGCGCCCTGAGGAACCGACTGGAACAGGGTCTCCAGAACGTGGCCAACCACCTCCTCAACTCCCCTCGCGAT actaccacctctacacacctgctGCGTGGTTTGACACTGCTGACCGGGGTCCTGGGTGCCTTCGTCAGCATCGCACTCCTCACGGAGGAAGAGGCCTGCCAGAATCCCCTCTTTCAGAAAGCAAAG GATTTGGCGAGGGACTTCAGTGACTGTGTGTGCTCGTGCAAGACCAGGCTGTCTGACCCACACGGCCTCTCTGCGCTCAGATCCGTCATGCTGCTGTCTTCAGAACACCTCAGCCTGAAGGAGAAG GACAGCGTGTCTACCGCGTCTCGCAGTTTACTCATGAAGACGTTTCCTGCTAGGCTGCTAACTGATCTTTCAGATGTGTGTAAGCTAATG TTGAGCAGCTCTGAGAAGAGTGACGGAGGTGTTGGGGACGGCGAGACGGTGGAGGACATGCAGGTGACCAGGACCCAGCTGGAGGAGAaccaggtggaggaggtggaccTGTTTGACGACGGAGACGGAGGCCACGCCAGCTCCAGCGTGACGCAGTTTACCGGGGACGATTCCCAGCATGCCttga gagcgcGGAGTCCTCTGTGTGAGGAGCTGCTGGTGGAGCAGGACCAGGCCTTGTTAGCGGCACTgcgcttcctgtgtgtgtgtgtgtgtgtggagcagcgCCGCGGTCTCGCCTTCAGAGTGCTGGACGTGCGACGCCGTGTCCTGAAGCTGCTGGACCTGCTGGACAGCAGCAAACCCCTACACCtgcacatg TACCTCCTCCTGCTGAAGGAGCTCCCTGTGAAGGAGACGTCTCTCACGACGGAGGAGTTTGACTCACTCCTCAGGCCTCTGGC GGACGTGTGTTCTCTGTATCGTCAGGACCACGAGGTCTGCGCCTCCATCCTGATGGCCCTCCTGCCCTGCGTGCACTCCCTGGGCCGGCCACAGGGTGGCActgtggagagtgaggagatgGACAGTGTGAAGGGCATGTTGCTCAAAGTAATCTCAGGCTTCTG GATCTTGGGTAAAGGGGGTAAATCTCCCCCCGCTGTGAGGGCGGCTCTGGCCCACTGTCTGAGTGCTTTACTGGAG GCGGACCCCTGCTGTAAGTGGGCCGTCCTGTCTCTGAGGGAGGACgaggttcctgtgtgtgtggttctcccCTCCCTGCTGTCGGACCCTCACCACTACGTACGCATGGTGGTAGCCACCACTGTGGAAAG GTTGTTCTTGGAAAAGCCTGTTGACGGTGAAGAGCAGAAGAAGATGCTCCCGTTAAAACATCAACAGACAGCTTTTGAGAACGTCTACCTGAAGGCTCAGGAGGGGATGACGCTCCAG agaggcgTAGCCCAGGAGGACCTGCCCGACGAGACCTTCAACCGGCGTGCCGCCCTGCTGAAGAGCTTGTCCGTGGTGATGTGCTGTAGCCCGGTGTGTGAGAAGCAGGCCCTGTTCGCCCTCATCCAGTCCCACAAAGAGAACGCCATCCAACTGCCCCTCGTCGAGAAG gtcctgGCTGCCGTGTCCAGCACCCTGGGCTACAGAAGCATGGAGCTGTTTGTCCGCTCTCATCTGTATTTCCTGGTGGCGGAGTGGTTGGCCCAGAGGCAGACGGACCCGGGGTACACACTGCAGTCCTTCCCCTACGCCCTGCTGGGCTGCAGCACTCTGGAGGACTTCTGCAG GTCTTCCTGTCCCGTCCTGATCCCACACTTGGTCTTCCTCAATGCCTTTGAGGAGGTGAAGTCCCTCAGCAGCCTCATGGGCCAGGACTGGAGACAGCTGCTGGCCGACTGCTTCCCCAAGATTGTGGTGAACATCCTGCCACACTTCGCGCTGCCCCAGGACGGCCGTGCGACGGAGCGCAGGGAGCAGGCCCACCGCGTTTACGACCTGCTGAAGGCCCCAGACTGCCTGGGCAAACAG CAAATCGACAGTCTGATATGTGGCAACCTGGCGGACATTGTGGTCGAGCTGTTGATGACTCTGTATGAGGGTGCAGCATCGGGGTCTGACACAGACCTGCAGCGCTTTATTGG CGAGCTGGATCCGGCGCCCAATCCGCCCTTCTTCAGTTCCCACGTGATTAGGGCCACGCTAGACTACCTGAGCAGGTGTCACAGCACCAGCCACAGGTCTCTGGTGGCCATCCTCGCCAAGACTCCG GTGTCCATACAGAAGATCCTGTTCTGCCTGTGTGAGCGTGAGGCTGACACCAACAACACGTACGAGAGGCACCGCATCATCATGATGTACTGGCTGTTTGTGAAGCTCCTCCTCCCAGAGGTGAAGGACGGGCTGGGCGGAGCCTGGGCCTTTGTGCTCCGGGACATCatctacacactcatacatcacATCAacagcag gTCAGCGCTGCAGGACGAGGTTTCCGCACGCAGTCTCGCTCTTTGCTGTGACCTGCTGACCACTATCTGCCAGACTGCCGTGCGCTTCTGTGATGATGCTCTAGAGAGCCACCTTCAGGTCATCGTAGGTACTCTCACCGCACAGGTCACTGAGAAGCCTTCAATATCTCAGCAG GTACTGAATCTGCTCAAGTTCCTGGTCATAGACAACGCAGACGAGCCACACCTGAGGAGAGCCGTGCCCTTCCTGGAGCCCTTCCCCGACCTGCCTGCCTTCAAGGAGCTGCGCGCGGCTCAGCGCGGTCTGAAGTACAGCGCCCGAGACTTCACGCTCTCTCAG GAGATCGAGCACTTCCTGTCCATGAAGTCATGTGACTCCTTACCTCTCACTCGCCTGGAGGGTTTGAAGGATTTGAAGGGGCATCTGTGTGCACTCAAACAGCAGACCAAGCATCTGCTGAAAGAATGTCACG ttgACCCTTCTGGCAGTGTTCTGGTCCGGATGGTGGCGAACCTCCTGCAGCTGTGTAAGCTAGCGGCCAACCACCCCGGAGGAAGAGACATCCCAG AGGCTGTAGGGAGCTGTCTGGGAGAACTCGGACCATTGAATCTGTCTACTATCGTACTGCATCATGGGAAAGACCAGATCTACAGCCAGGCAGCTGATCTGTATCCAGATTCTCTTCATCAGTGGGTCTTCATCATCCTCAGCTGCATGAACAATGCACTGACACATCACAG tattGCTGTGCGCCAGgctgctgctgtgtgtctgAAGGACCTTCTGGCCTCCCCACCAGGCCTGGAGTTCTGGGAGGAACACAAGAGTCTTCAGGACCCAGTGCTTCTTTACCTGAGGCCTTTCCGCACTGCTAAGAGAAAG GATCAGACGGCGAGGGTGAAAGCCACATCAATGAGCCAGGAGCAGCTGGACAGCACTGATCTGTGGTCAGTGCAGCCCGGCGAGCAGACAGTCTGGCTGCACAGCCTGTGTGGGGCTCTCCTGAGCAGCGGTGCGGTCCAGAACGCAGCTCTGCTGACCACCAGGCCCCTCTGTGAG GTGCAGACGGATTTCTGTCAGAGGATGCTTCCGCTCTTCTTCCACGACGTGCTCCTGCGGGACAGGACTGGCTCCTGGAGGAAGCTCCTCTCCAGACACGTCCAGAACTTcctgagcagctcctgcaggccAGCAGATCCCAGCGGCCGTCCCGCCACGCCCATCAGCCCCACCTTAG GAGAGACAGATGTTGGCGGCCCGAGTCAGCCGGATCAGTGGTCACTGCGAACCATGCTCGCGGTCATCGACTACCTCCGccaccagccccgccccctcaaccCTGACAG TTCTGAGTTCGGTACCGTGTGCCAGTCCAACTTCTGGCTGGATCTGAACTACCTGGACGTGGCGAGGGCGGCACAGGTCTGCCTGGCTCACTTCACCGCGCTGCTCTACTGCGAGATCTACGTGGACAACCTGCGCACCCAGAGGGAGGAGGGGCACAG GGCTCAGTCCAGAACAGCAAGGCGAATCACGTTTGAGGATGGCAGTGAGAACCTGTCcgtcagcagtgtgtgtgaggggagtgttgAAGACTCGGGCGTGGGACTGCAG GAGCTCCTGATGGAGGCGTACAGGAGCATCGGAGAGCCCGACAGCCTGTATGGATGTGGAGAAGGCAAAGCGGTCAGTGCCTTGACCAG GATCAGGACGTATGAGCATGAGGCATTGTGGGAGAAGGCACTGTCCTCGTATGACCTTCACTCTGACCTCCCAGAGGTCACCCGGCAGGTCGGCATAGTGGAG GGGCTGCACAACTTGGGTCTGTGTAGCGTTCTGAGCGTCTACCTGCAGGGGCTGGAGAGACAGGGCACTGAGTGGACCCCCCAGCTCCGAGAACTCCGCTTTCAGGCAGCCTGGAGGAGTACGCAGTGGGACACGCACCTGACGCCCAG GAGTGAAAAACTGAGTCCAGGCTTTAATGAGTTAACGTTCGGCGCTCTGCAGGCATTGAGGGATAAGGACTTCTCCGTGTTTGAGCAAACTCTCACCTGcgccag ACGGAGCTGTGTTGACGAGCTGTGTCGTGGTAGTTTGGAAGCTCTATCATCTCTCTATCCTGCTCTCCGCAACCTGCAGATGATTGAGGAGCTCCAGAGTGTCAAGCAGCTGTTCTTTGG TGATCTCCTGGATCTCCTCCTGGATCTCCTCCTGGATCGGCCCCGTGGCCACACGCTGGATCTGAGGAACTTCTTCTGTCCTTCCTTCAAAGCACGACTTCACACTTCCGTCTCTCCCCATTCAATACGTTTTTGA